From the genome of Phytohabitans rumicis, one region includes:
- a CDS encoding alpha/beta fold hydrolase: MAVIDIPPGPVEYRAAGPPDSTAPPVVFVHGLLVNAELWTKVADALARLGIRSYAPDLPLGAHRIPWTASTDLSPRGVARLVNDFIAALGLTDVTLVGNDTGGALCQFLIDTDHSRVGRLVLTNCDAFDQFPPAPFGLIVKLGRRPAVLRAMMETLRLKALRHSMLGFGGLVRDPLDPALTRRWITPSLTDPAVRRDTAKFLRRVDPKDLLDVSTRLHDFPKPVRLVWGAADPFFDIGLAQRLRDAFTDATLVEIAGGRTFLPLDEPDRVADEIRASAVG; encoded by the coding sequence ATGGCAGTCATCGACATCCCGCCGGGGCCCGTCGAATATCGGGCCGCGGGGCCACCGGACAGCACCGCACCGCCGGTCGTGTTCGTCCACGGTCTACTCGTGAACGCGGAACTGTGGACGAAGGTCGCCGATGCCCTCGCCCGCCTCGGCATCCGCAGCTACGCCCCGGACCTGCCGCTCGGTGCGCACCGCATTCCGTGGACGGCGAGCACCGATCTCAGCCCGCGAGGCGTCGCCCGGCTGGTGAACGACTTCATCGCCGCGCTCGGGCTCACCGATGTCACCCTCGTCGGCAACGACACCGGTGGCGCGCTGTGCCAGTTCCTCATCGACACCGATCACAGCCGCGTCGGTCGCCTGGTCCTCACCAACTGCGACGCGTTCGACCAGTTCCCGCCCGCACCGTTCGGCCTGATCGTCAAGCTCGGACGCCGACCGGCAGTGCTGCGCGCCATGATGGAAACGCTGCGCCTCAAGGCACTGCGCCATTCGATGCTCGGCTTCGGCGGCCTGGTCCGCGACCCGCTCGACCCCGCGCTCACCCGTCGTTGGATCACCCCGTCGCTCACCGATCCAGCCGTCCGGCGAGACACCGCGAAGTTCCTGCGCCGCGTCGACCCGAAGGACCTCCTCGACGTCTCAACCAGGCTGCACGATTTCCCGAAACCGGTCCGGCTCGTCTGGGGCGCCGCCGACCCGTTCTTCGACATCGGCCTCGCTCAGCGCCTCCGGGACGCCTTCACCGACGCAACCCTCGTCGAGATCGCCGGCGGGCGGACATTCCTGCCCTTGGACGAGCCGGATCGGGTCGCCGACGAGATCCGCGCCAGCGCGGTCGGATAG